A window of Babesia microti strain RI chromosome III, complete genome contains these coding sequences:
- a CDS encoding hypothetical protein (overlaps_old_locusTagID:BBM_III00065), with product MDDKCLYIERIKKGLSSIDWMNTLLLVVVAFFTMFTSSFYDNWSSLATFFLMGDVYSNYCSPDQLKGPPLPGGRCNQQGYMVSQLLPVTRFTHYVSSAIAGIILDKYGHFTTATTGMGCAFMCWLLLGFFAHINCCVVLSCILMAMSVDSTAFPALMIKQKFPNSRNVVMAIIGSASSISSAIPIIFNVILEKTNSSFKGISLTYCFLFVIITWVVMSIIHLKFIDASQSQDDDSLSSERDTQQDDDSLSSERDTQQDDDSLSSERDTQQDDDSLSSERNTKALSVWDCLKTMKFVCISFYFTVMNLTLTYHQYFLSVEYKSNSTTVRILEIFFIVSFFPCIMFGIIIEKYGICITLPLLNLFGLFAPIFALHTNTVNGILMSLCIMMIYSVFATTVFCYVQHAFPKHKFGAISGIVSTIGGCASMACMPLFRLCNTYGFNYQVNIMMVLLRIANFAPLWYIYKHDHTRKLSSI from the coding sequence ATGGATGATAAATGCCTCTATATTGAAAGAATAAAAAAAGGACTCAGTTCAATCGACTGGATGAATACCTTGCTATTGGTTGTTGTCGCATTCTTCACTATGTTCACAAGTTCCTTCTACGACAATTGGTCTTCATTGGCAACCTTCTTTCTCATGGGAGATGTATATTCAAATTACTGCTCACCGGATCAATTGAAGGGCCCTCCTCTCCCAGGTGGCCGATGCAATCAGCAGGGATATATGGTGTCACAACTTTTGCCAGTAACAAGATTTACTCATTATGTATCTTCTGCAATCGCTGGAATTATATTGGACAAATATGGACATTTTACCACAGCTACCACTGGCATGGGCTGTGCCTTTATGTGTTGGTTGTTACTGGGATTTTTTGCGCACATAAATTGCTGTGTCGTTCTAAGTTGTATCTTAATGGCTATGTCTGTTGATTCTACTGCATTTCCTGCACTCATGATAAAGCAAAAGTTTCCCAATTCAAGAAACGTTGTAATGGCCATAATTGGTTCGGCTTCATCTATATCATCTGCCATACCAATAATATTTAACGTAATACTCGAAAAAACTAACTCATCATTCAAAGGAATATCACTAACCTATTGCTTTTTATTCGTTATAATTACTTGGGTAGTTATGTCGATTATACACCTAAAATTCATCGATGCAAGCCAATCACAAGATGATGATTCCCTTAGCAGCGAAAGAGACACTCAACAAGATGATGATTCCCTTAGCAGCGAAAGAGACACTCAACAAGATGATGATTCCCTTAGCAGCGAAAGAGACACTCAACAAGATGATGATTCCCTTAGCAGCGAAAGAAACACTAAGGCACTTTCAGTATGGGATTGTTTGAAGACaatgaaatttgtttgcATCTCATTCTATTTCAcagtgatgaatttgacattaACTTACCATCAGTACTTTTTGAGCGTCGAATACAAGAGCAATTCTACCACAGTTAGGATTTTGGAGATTTTCTTCATCGTCTCCTTCTTTCCTTGCATTATGTTTGGCATAATCATAGAAAAATATGGAATTTGCATCACGTTGCCATTACTTAACTTATTTGGGTTATTTGCACCAATTTTTGCACTACACACAAACACAGTTAATGGAATACTCATGTCCTTATGCattatgatgatatacTCAGTCTTTGCAACCACCGTGTTTTGCTACGTGCAGCACGCATTCCCAAAACACAAGTTTGGCGCAATTAGTGGCATTGTTTCTACAATTGGTGGCTGCGCTTCCATGGCTTGCATGCCATTATTTAGGTTATGCAACACGTATGGGTTTAACTATCAAGTGAATATCATGATGGTTTTACTACGCATCGCTAATTTCGCCCCTCTCTGGTACATATACAAGCATGATCACACACGAAAACTATCAAGTATTTGA
- a CDS encoding hypothetical protein (overlaps_old_locusTagID:BBM_III00050) translates to MRQGILKRNPDSGVATAVSSIIEHQKFKRMLMFGLRSLSDFCSSSVQLYLENAMDALDRDVVPSIHQAVSNFGDDEELAQSASKILFAMSLAVAKESNNALSVKLANDGGVATVILIIDHVSVECETLEFCVEFLLNMDSFLKSHASTFNFVKHLIGFAENKTISPALLLKVVSIFHSLSEFDNGISSLESSNALVHLFKYALDLTDSSIDLPLAIFKLLKKLSSKVKCDLSLEYAINLMEKFRSNRNVLERGNDAVKLLIGPERLEHCLTTLQKGESGSNEYKTAIITLKSLSYITDAASEIAKGGGAVLLLDLVSNVLNSKDQEEKEAVISGSCAMLTRLSLHPDCVNDLLAKGIIETLTNVLISCKNNIICIAAAAEALSKSIQIPDSSARVKKSKVFEIALPLLYEFADKTEAIYIMELVHSGTLNSDFLEIIVSSNGLEIVAACCQYHLENVNFHALAVSSLNNLSSLEINLKAIGDYGGLVGISTSLTRNSSDVNYSFEALKVLTAFSSNNDATKYMCDGTIAEACLKCMIEHQDNQKIIELGTKCLEVIATERDLQRNTNNLKDILLNFAEMGDKPFTMLASISGLSKIERLKQVLVNGKIINIIMDSVGCLIDQPVDQNLVATKIALIKSALGTTTNLNYLQDESDTNTIQVFSDLSCLSNVKKLVEIEQSEDNLLLNFIENMKVMSSYFRNLSEDGFAKALESLLKIMRKYQDIRRVQIVCMDAIYNLISTSGPFYSSVIIGSGLVNGVVTYLQRVPMYTDVQLAGLKLLLLCSKSDRSDTVVKCLIDCGSLGVIKTASRTHVRNIQLKPILGSLMSMLLPTDAIEQELVELLKQCQDHADKNDLYNLQLTITCINQLLASQDAIKIALKVSILTRLRPLVSFAVSHKKPTSEEGGTYKEMHDSCLSELSHIFFNACQLRLGRVAATKQETVKDLVNLYKSLEPPVNTHTSETAASTLETLSILLKHDRENANLGYEGGFCEQMCEGIKLFYGSTIVMNATCACLASFCTTEKRVEAIVQSKGFASLAESLISSIASEGKRDVILNGLIALVELFKTEIPILLKFFALNTNAIPALFGILSNYPYDRQLVSTASECLEKLVRYENPDLLSQSDNSTRMFILDNAMNCNKDDVDTLGNILQVLVDVLGADANLLKQSGVFETISNLMNLHQDNQRINFLAGKIVGILGADEQIKIFMKYIIEQGLAHEIVPQNVDSAASKLAMFLASPLNDRKNALQYTEECLKAMNNVIAYLASNERLLSNLSAVSRRLCESAYDDMEDQFGAWAVASSANLNQLANVFVTTYGLENASFLTNCFFVFASCQHNTYTKESMENICNMILPLLDQILKKYSGNMELVHSLLKFLNELKLKNLSDLGCDADQLIELVRKYKDDDAVVIPIMEIFSTMISSNESGANLDAILAKVAGLMSMPLSEGSTHRQKAYLAFSAAIASKGAVEKSQIQNLFNLYDSISSSENLDPSTALIISKLIESLAGDKEMASCVLDKLEKLADDHGNNVDVIVGILQSLTAFAKHNPLTSGEIVNHPVLANLKGEMLANKDISAKVLELLECLATIPGISSLVLERLEMLGKTHPPLKENPNYKRIFDILTAERNTVKTCKMIYEELGKLDTDKLDPSFQTDNITALLNLMTKYNSNEMETADQGDGADFTYGCLAFEMIGSTESRCQGILATDFPALLIDALSKQRDFKLLNTIVTSCCHLCQHRSVAAKVIQAPTKAGGEGGGSQIIASYFGKLEGSNVPSELKEDYLINALLLIAQTAINRKIYTKTSIVVTSIKIWNDYDKKIYSKIRLMRQLFRTIRNVVNETHLEALIKEDIIKRIKLLVDTCKDLYLLPDAFFLIGSMAAVPTIKSQMGESGLLESLVKAQKDYIDGDTQSNALLTNCCLALANMCIDYKPNCDIFQKFGGPDLNVKIINKFSKVPEIVNGASILLCNALYKNDGLKALYGHNGGPAALIKCLSQFSGICEKPTLRCVEILLKSISNLSLNANNLEYFLKCEAEKAFERWMTGLNNMDKSGFDSTAEDQLFHVGFQTLSNLLAENTKESMEKFSILIIPSINILKSARLSAKSIILLFDILSSLSRLPANCAKFGQDGIPLIVSTLRRFDYDVELLSLGIHLLSLQSYTPEGTLLLLKSNVFDILIGTLQVDPDDSDCLGLIISSLRCIRRIISSSEIAYFFCGVGGVAPLVDVFKKAVNHHMLMVEAGRLLLGLLSFTDKGDTKGGGNNKGNNCFEGWKNIELSASDVNNILLSVITCSTEEGYKRIISLQKVALGICGYFSQVGIGYEAMASANLSTLLQEVLTYCYGNPCLVESVAHILYGLRIAPPDLISTIVPKSVNKVYRESIKKMPNRKPAEKEIYRMAESAIERLDAPSKLEPGEKLSPPFPDGFNFALSGWDVDPYPNGVQDLPQAVKDALRKGDKCTMITNDLSRVSSKWRSTQDLNCLEWGPEESNYPNRVPILRIKNIASGIKSPILEGASRRDSRKVTQRTSACIICAPTVEFPEGISISLLFKGQKQRDEMVELLTQWRDAASYNH, encoded by the coding sequence ATGAGACAGGGCATCTTGAAGCGAAATCCCGATTCTGGCGTGGCCACCGCTGTGTCGTCGATAATAGAGCACCAGAAGTTCAAACGCATGCTCATGTTTGGCCTTCGGTCTCTATCCGACTTTTGCAGTTCCTCAGTGCAATTGTACCTGGAAAATGCAATGGATGCACTTGATAGGGACGTTGTCCCGAGTATACACCAGGCTGTTTCCAACTTTGGAGACGATGAGGAACTGGCGCAATCCGCCAGCAAAATTCTATTTGCAATGTCTCTTGCAGTGGCAAAAGAATCCAACAACGCCCTCTCCGTCAAATTGGCTAACGATGGAGGTGTGGCCACTGTCATTCTTATCATCGACCACGTCTCAGTTGAGTGCGAGACGCTTGAGTTTTGTGTGGAATTCCTCCTTAACATGGATTCTTTCCTCAAATCTCATGCCTCTACCTTCAACTTTGTAAAGCATCTAATAGGGTTTGCCGAGAATAAGACGATTTCACCAGCGCTTTTACTGAAGGTGGTTAGCATATTTCACTCCCTTAGTGAGTTTGATAATGGTATCAGCAGTTTGGAATCCTCTAATGCGTTGGTACACCTGTTTAAGTATGCATTGGACTTGACTGATTCATCCATTGACTTACCCTTAGCAATTTTCAAGTTGCTCAAGAAATTGAGTTCAAAAGTGAAGTGTGACTTGTCACTGGAGTATGCAATCAATCTCATGGAGAAGTTTAGATCTAACCGCAATGTTCTAGAAAGGGGCAATGACGCTGTCAAATTACTTATAGGTCCCGAACGGCTGGAACATTGCCTCACTACTCTGCAAAAGGGAGAATCCGGATCAAACGAGTACAAGACGGCAATTATAACCCTAAAGTCTCTGTCATACATCACTGACGCAGCATCAGAAATAGCTAAAGGCGGCGGAGCAGTTTTGCTGCTAGATCTGGTGAGCAATGTGTTGAATTCTAAGGATCAAGAGGAGAAGGAAGCCGTGATATCCGGTTCCTGTGCCATGTTGACTCGACTTTCGCTGCATCCTGATTGCGTAAATGACCTCTTAGCTAAGGGTATTATTGAAACCCTAACAAATGTGTTAATTTCCTGcaaaaacaatataatttgcaTCGCTGCTGCAGCGGAGGCACTGTCAAAGTCTATTCAGATACCCGATTCCTCTGCTCGTGTCAAGAAAAGCAAGGTATTTGAGATAGCCCTACCGCTTTTATACGAGTTTGCCGACAAGACTGAGGCTATATACATAATGGAGTTGGTGCATTCAGGAACTCTAAATTCGGACTTTTTGGAGATCATAGTTTCTTCAAATGGTTTGGAAATAGTTGCTGCCTGTTGCCAGTATCACCTTGAGAATGTGAACTTCCATGCCTTGGCCGTATCGTCACTGAACAACCTATCGTCGCTTGAAATAAACCTTAAGGCCATTGGTGATTATGGTGGATTAGTGGGGATTTCCACTAGTTTGACTAGAAACTCATCCGATGTCAACTACTCATTTGAGGCTTTGAAGGTATTGACAGCCTTCTCTTCTAACAATGATGCTACAAAATACATGTGCGACGGGACGATTGCAGAGGCGTGCTTGAAATGCATGATTGAACATCAGGATAATCAGAAGATAATCGAATTAGGTACTAAGTGTTTAGAAGTGATAGCTACGGAGAGAGATCTACAAAGGAAcacaaacaatttgaaggATATACTTCTCAATTTTGCGGAGATGGGAGACAAGCCGTTTACAATGTTGGCCTCAATTTCCGGACTCTCCAAAATTGAGCGCCTCAAGCAGGTTCTTGTAAACGGAAAGATAATAAACATCATAATGGATTCAGTTGGATGCCTTATCGACCAGCCTGTAGACCAAAATCTCGTTGCCACTAAGATTGCGTTAATCAAGTCAGCCCTAGGCACTACGACCAACTTGAACTATTTGCAGGACGAATCCGACACCAATACTATACAGGTATTTTCGGACTTATCTTGCCTAAGCAATGTGAAAAAATTAGTAGAAATTGAGCAATCTGAGGACAATTTGCTTTTGAACTTTATTGAGAACATGAAAGTCATGTCTTCATACTTTAGGAACTTGAGTGAAGATGGGTTTGCAAAAGCGTTAGAATCCTTACTCAAGATTATGCGCAAGTACCAAGATATTCGCCGAGTTCAAATTGTCTGCATGGATGCGATTTACAATCTAATATCTACCTCTGGACCCTTTTACAGTTCTGTCATAATAGGATCGGGACTTGTCAATGGAGTTGTTACCTATCTGCAACGTGTGCCCATGTATACGGACGTACAATTGGCTGGGCTGAAGCTGCTGTTGTTATGCTCAAAATCCGATCGATCTGATACCGTGGTCAAGTGTCTAATTGATTGTGGGTCCTTGGGTGTGATCAAGACAGCAAGCCGCACCCACGTCAGAAACATTCAGCTTAAGCCTATTTTGGGATCCCTTATGAGCATGTTATTGCCAACGGACGCCATTGAACAGGAATTGGTCGAACTTTTGAAACAGTGCCAGGATCATGCTGACAAGAatgatttgtataatttgcaattgaCAATTACATGCATTAATCAGTTGTTGGCATCGCAGGATGCCATAAAAATAGCGCTCAAAGTATCCATCCTCACCCGTTTGAGGCCTTTGGTGAGTTTTGCGGTATCGCACAAGAAACCCACAAGCGAAGAGGGGGGGACATACAAGGAAATGCATGATTCATGCCTTTCAGAATTGTCTCACATTTTCTTTAACGCCTGCCAACTTCGCTTGGGCCGCGTGGCAGCCACAAAGCAAGAAACAGTCAAGGATTTGGTCAATCTGTACAAATCATTGGAGCCTCCGGTAAACACACATACATCCGAAACAGCCGCTTCCACGTTGGAGACCCTATCTATCCTGCTGAAGCACGATCGCGAAAATGCCAACCTAGGCTATGAGGGTGGGTTTTGTGAGCAGATGTGCGAGGGCATTAAGCTGTTTTACGGCTCCACCATTGTCATGAATGCTACCTGTGCATGTTTGGCAAGTTTTTGCACTACCGAGAAAAGAGTGGAGGCGATTGTGCAAAGTAAGGGGTTCGCTTCACTGGCGGAATCACTGATATCTTCGATCGCCTCTGAAGGCAAACGAGATGTCATCCTCAATGGCCTTATAGCGCTTGTGGAGCTTTTCAAGACGGAGATCCcgattttattaaaatttttcgCATTGAACACCAATGCCATCCCTGCCCTATTTGGTATATTGAGCAACTATCCTTACGATAGACAGTTGGTGAGCACAGCTTCTGAGTGTTTAGAAAAGTTGGTGCGTTATGAGAATCCGGATTTGTTATCCCAAAGCGATAACTCTACCCGGATGTTTATACTGGACAACGCGATGAATTGCAACAAGGATGACGTGGATACGTTGGGTAATATTTTGCAAGTTTTGGTGGATGTTTTAGGCGCGGATGCAAACTTGCTGAAGCAGTCTGGTGTCTTTGAGACGATTTccaatttgatgaatttacaCCAGGACAACCAAAGGATTAATTTTCTAGCCGGCAAGATCGTGGGCATTTTGGGTGCCGACGAGCAGATAAAGATCTTCATGAAATACATAATTGAGCAGGGCTTAGCCCATGAGATCGTTCCTCAAAACGTTGATTCAGCTGCGTCCAAATTGGCCATGTTTCTGGCATCCCCTCTCAATGACCGCAAAAACGCACTACAATATACTGAGGAATGCCTGAAGGCCATGAATAACGTCATAGCTTATTTAGCCTCAAACGAGCGTCTATTATCAAACCTGTCTGCCGTCTCCCGTCGCCTATGTGAATCTGCATACGATGACATGGAAGATCAATTTGGCGCTTGGGCCGTTGCAAGCTCTGCTAACCTAAACCAGCTGGCTAACGTATTCGTCACCACGTATGGGTTGGAAAATGCATCCTTTCTCACCAACTGTTTTTTTGTGTTTGCCTCCTGCCAACACAACACCTATACCAAGGAGAGTATGGAGAATATCTGCAATATGATTTTGCCTCTCCTAGACCAGATTCTCAAGAAATACTCAGGCAATATGGAACTAGTCCATTCGCTATTGAAGTTCCTGAACGAACTCAAGCTCAAAAATTTGTCAGATTTAGGATGCGATGCGGACCAACTGATTGAATTAGTGAGGAAATACAAGGACGACGATGCAGTTGTAATTCCAATCATGGAGATTTTCAGCACGATGATCAGCAGCAATGAAAGCGGTGCAAATCTTGATGCCATCTTGGCTAAGGTTGCGGGTTTGATGTCAATGCCTCTGAGCGAGGGCAGCACACATAGGCAGAAAGCATATCTCGCGTTTAGTGCGGCGATCGCCTCCAAAGGCGCTGTGGAGAAATCCCAGATCCAGAATTTGTTCAACCTATATGATTCCATATCCTCTTCGGAGAACCTGGACCCAAGTACTGCGTTGATAATTTCCAAACTCATAGAGTCTTTGGCTGGGGATAAGGAGATGGCCAGCTGCGTTCTGGACAAATTGGAAAAGCTGGCCGATGATCATGGTAACAATGTTGATGTGATAGTCGGCATTCTCCAGTCTTTGACAGCTTTCGCCAAACATAATCCACTTACATCTGGTGAGATTGTCAATCATCCTGTGCTAGCGAACCTCAAGGGCGAAATGCTGGCCAACAAGGATATATCCGCTAAAGTGCTTGAGCTCTTAGAGTGCCTTGCCACTATCCCCGGCATAAGTTCCTTGGTGCTGGAGAGGCTTGAGATGTTAGGGAAGACGCACCCTCCACTGAAGGAGAATCCGAACTACAAGCGCATTTTCGACATACTTACAGCGGAGCGTAATACTGTAAAGACCTGCAAGATGATATATGAGGAGTTAGGCAAGTTGGACACTGATAAGTTGGATCCCTCTTTCCAGACGGACAACATCACAGCCctattaaatttgatgacTAAGTACAATTCCAATGAGATGGAAACGGCGGATCAGGGCGACGGTGCCGATTTTACCTATGGATGTTTGGCTTTTGAGATGATTGGGTCTACCGAGTCAAGGTGCCAGGGTATATTAGCCACTGATTTTCCGGCCTTGTTGATTGACGCGTTGAGCAAGCAGAGGGActttaaattgttgaatacGATAGTCACATCATGTTGCCATTTATGTCAACACAGGTCCGTGGCAGCCAAGGTTATCCAGGCTCCTACTAAGGCAGGGGGCGAGGGCGGGGGCTCACAGATTATAGCATCGTATTTTGGGAAATTGGAGGGTTCTAACGTTCCCTCAGAGCTGAAGGAGGATTACCTCATAAATGCACTGCTGTTGATCGCCCAGACTGCAATCAACCGAAAGATATATACTAAAACTTCAATCGTTGTCACATctataaaaatttggaatgATTACGACAAGAAGATTTATTCCAAGATCAGGCTGATGCGGCAGTTGTTTCGCACTATTAGGAACGTGGTAAACGAGACTCACCTTGAGGCACTCATAAAGGAAGACATAATCAAGAGGATTAAGTTGTTGGTGGATACGTGCAAAGACTTGTACTTGCTTCCCGATGCGTTCTTTTTGATAGGTAGTATGGCCGCAGTCCCTACAATTAAATCCCAGATGGGCGAAAGTGGGTTATTGGAATCTTTAGTCAAGGCCCAGAAGGATTACATCGATGGGGACACGCAGTCTAATGCATTGTTAACCAACTGTTGTTTGGCCTTGGCAAACATGTGCATAGATTACAAACCGAATTGCGACATTTTTCAGAAGTTTGGCGGGCCAGATTTGaatgtcaaaattataaacaaGTTTTCCAAGGTTCCTGAAATAGTCAATGGTGCCTCTATATTACTTTGTAATGCTTTATACAAGAACGATGGACTCAAGGCGCTGTACGGCCACAACGGCGGCCCGGCAGCCTTGATTAAATGCCTGTCCCAGTTTAGTGGAATTTGTGAGAAACCCACCTTACGATGCGTTGAGATATTGCTAAAGAGCATCAGCAATCTTAGCCTCAACGCCAATAACCTGGAATACTTTTTGAAATGCGAGGCTGAAAAAGCGTTTGAGCGTTGGATGACAGGGCTAAATAATATGGACAAGTCTGGCTTTGATTCGACAGCTGAGGACCAGCTGTTCCATGTGGGCTTCCAGACGCTGTCCAACTTGTTGGCTGAGAATACGAAGGAAAGCATGGAAAAGTTTAGCATTTTGATTATACCTAGTATCAACATTTTAAAGTCTGCGAGACTGAGCGCCAAGAGCATTATCCTACTCTTTGATATACTTTCGTCGCTCAGCAGGCTACCTGCAAATTGTGCCAAATTTGGCCAAGATGGTATTCCTCTGATAGTTTCTACGCTCCGTCGTTTCGACTACGACGTGGAGTTGCTCTCTTTGGGAATTCACTTACTGAGTTTGCAGTCTTATACTCCGGAAGGGACCCTTTTACTTCTGAAATCCAACgtatttgacattttaattGGAACATTACAGGTTGACCCTGATGACTCGGACTGTTTGGGACTGATAATATCGAGTTTGCGTTGCATCCGTCGCATCATTTCGTCTTCGGAAATAGCCTACTTCTTTTGTGGTGTGGGTGGTGTTGCGCCATTGGTTGATGTTTTCAAAAAGGCTGTTAACCACCACATGCTCATGGTGGAGGCGGGCAGGCTATTATTGGGACTGCTTAGCTTTACGGATAAGGGAGATACGAAAGGAGGTGGTAATAATAAGGGTAACAACTGCTTTGAGGGGTGGAAGAACATTGAGTTATCTGCATCTGACGTGAACAATATTTTACTGTCGGTTATCACTTGCAGCACTGAGGAGGGGTACAAACGCATTATTAGTTTGCAGAAGGTAGCCTTGGGAATTTGCGGCTATTTTTCCCAGGTTGGGATTGGATACGAGGCGATGGCCAGTGCGAATTTATCTACGCTACTGCAGGAGGTTTTGACCTATTGCTACGGAAACCCTTGTTTGGTGGAGTCGGTGGCGCATATTTTGTACGGGTTGAGGATCGCCCCTCCAGATCTAATATCAACGATTGTTCCAAAGTCTGTGAACAAGGTATACCGGGAGTCTATTAAAAAGATGCCAAACAGAAAGCCTGCAGAGAAGGAGATATACCGCATGGCCGAATCTGCAATCGAGCGTCTTGACGCCCCAAGCAAGCTTGAGCCGGGTGAGAAGCTTAGCCCTCCATTCCCTGATGGGTTTAACTTTGCCCTTTCAGGATGGGATGTGGATCCCTACCCCAATGGCGTCCAGGACCTCCCCCAGGCGGTCAAGGACGCCCTGCGCAAGGGAGATAAGTGCACGATGATCACTAACGACTTGTCTCGCGTTAGTTCAAAGTGGCGTTCGACACAGGACCTTAACTGTCTCGAGTGGGGACCGGAAGAGTCGAACTATCCCAACCGGGTGCCCATTCTGCGTATTAAAAACATTGCCAGTGGCATTAAAAGCCCGATATTGGAAGGGGCTTCCAGGAGGGATAGCAGGAAGGTTACTCAAAGGACCTCTGCTTGCATTATTTGTGCACCCACTGTAGAATTTCCTGAGGGCATATCTATTTCGTTGCTCTTTAAGGGGCAAAAGCAGAGGGATGAAATGGTCGAGTTGCTTACCCAGTGGAGAGACGCAGCCTCCTATAACCATTGA
- a CDS encoding ubiquitin related modifier 1 (overlaps_old_locusTagID:BBM_III00060), whose product MLLLYLHPMHIMNLTIEFGGGVDTFIVGNHRYLHLQISPSYTPNRDASIDITIGNLLAFLRENLASSQPNLLAASPTYSSKSIKFGVQITELGKIFDLDASVASKATPGIIILVNETDYELLGGVNCKLVHGQNIAIIGTLHGG is encoded by the coding sequence ATGCTGTTGCTGTACTTGCACCCCATGcatataatgaatttgaccATCGAATTTGGCGGAGGGGTCGATACATTCATAGTCGGTAATCACCGATACTtacatttgcaaatatcaCCAAGTTACACACCTAATAGAGACGCAAGCATTGATATTACAATTGGTAATTTGCTAGCTTTTTTACGTGAAAATCTAGCCTCTTCACAACCTAATTTGCTAGCAGCATCCCCTACTTATTCATCAAAAAGTATTAAATTTGGTGTACAAATAACTGAACttggtaaaatatttgatttggaCGCCAGCGTCGCCTCTAAAGCCACTCCGGGTATTATAATTCTGGTGAACGAGACAGATTATGAGTTGTTAGGAGGGGTGAATTGCAAGTTAGTACACGGGCAAAATATCGCTATCATCGGCACTTTACATGGAGGCTAA
- a CDS encoding conserved Plasmodium membrane protein, unknown function (overlaps_old_locusTagID:BBM_III00055), which produces MLKPWLKKPIGGGPAPLLHNPVKRLFRILLYLHMSLLSLSAFTAGFPFVHDLRCSALTTSLINASISAVMSTIMTLYYGLVGNRHWGTEAEWGITVVVTASLSLIDLAASVWGIYVLCISSVRIYQAYVEPENYKVEPECFYVKAAIFYASSFAVILLHVIVSMVCLVVALILSRRATRCLQEIRSLV; this is translated from the exons ATGCTAAAGCCTTGGCTTAAGAAACCCATAGGTGGGGGGCCTGCTCCGTTGCTTCACAACCCTGTTAAGCGGTTATTCCGAATATTGCTATATCTTCATATGTCCCTGTTATCCCTATCTGCCTTTACTGCTGGATTTCCCTTTGTCCACGACCTCCGTTGCTCAGCACTCACCACTTCACTAATTAATGCGTCTATATCCGCAG TAATGTCCACGATAATGACGCTATATTATGGACTTGTCGGTAATAGGCACTGGGGTACTGAAGCGGAATGGGGAATCACAGTTGTTGTCACTGCATCTCTGTCACTGATTGACCTCGCTGCCAGTGTCTGGGGAATTTACGTACTTTGCATTTCTTCGGTTAGGATATACCAAGCCTACGTGGAGCCAGAAAATTACAAGGTTGAGCCGGAATGTTTTTACGTAAAAGCCGCGATATTCTATGCATCTTCATTCGCTGTAATCCTACTGCACGTCATTGTATCGATGGTATGTCTGGTTGTAGCACTTATACTCTCGAGAAGGGCCACTAGGTGTCTCCAGGAGATACGCTCACTAGTGTAA